A stretch of Telopea speciosissima isolate NSW1024214 ecotype Mountain lineage chromosome 11, Tspe_v1, whole genome shotgun sequence DNA encodes these proteins:
- the LOC122646000 gene encoding trihelix transcription factor GT-3b-like, which translates to MGSGENEGLGRLNMISSLLLQVQPSTSEMQSTSVSLKKDDRVPQWSHQEMKDFIAIRAELERDFTVTKRNKTLWESVAIKMKKRCYRRSPNQCKCKWKNLVNRYKGKETSDPDNGRQCPFFEELHAVFFEREKNMQRLLLESEVGNVQAKKKVKKLSGGDRSSDDFSEDNEEDEDESEEERLTRSGNRRKRKADKEKHPQQPRTSERSVRINGGSIQEMLQEFFNQQQRMEMQWREKMKRRAQERRLLKQQ; encoded by the exons atgggAAGTGGAGAGAACGAAGGCTTAGGTCGACTGAACATGATCTCATCTTTGCTGCTGCAAGTGCAACCATCCACCAGCGAGATGCAATCGACGAGCGTTTCACTCAAGAAGGACGATAGAGTTCCTCAGTGGAGCCATCAAGAGATGAAAGATTTTATCGCGATCAGAGCCGAATTAGAGAGGGATTTCACTGTTACGAAGCGAAACAAGACGCTGTGGGAGAGCGTTGcaataaagatgaagaagagatgcTACAGAAGAAGCCCTAATCAGTGCAAGTGCAAGTGGAAGAATCTTGTTAATCGATACAAG GGGAAAGAGACATCTGATCCAGACAATGGACGGCAATGTCCGTTCTTTGAGGAGCTACATGCGGTTTTCtttgaaagggagaagaatatGCAGAGATTATTATTGGAATCAGAGGTTGGGAATGTGCAGgcgaagaagaaggtgaagaagcTGAGTGGGGGAGATCGATCTTCTGATGATTTCTCAGAGGACAatgaagaggatgaagatgaaAGCGAAGAAGAGCGACTCACGAGGAGTGGAAACCGCCGGAAGAGGAAAGCTGATAAGGAGAAGCATCCACAGCAGCCGAGGACCTCGGAGAGATCAGTGAGGATTAATGGTGGGAGCATTCAGGAGATGTTGCAAGAGTTCTTTAATCAGCAGCAGAGGATGGAGATGCAGTGGAGGGAGAAAATGAAGAGGAGGGCTCAAGAGAGGAGGTTGTTAAAGCAACAGTGA